Proteins from one Chroococcidiopsis sp. CCMEE 29 genomic window:
- a CDS encoding ferredoxin family protein, which yields MAHTIVTEICEGVADCVDACPVACIHPGPAKNAKGNDWYWIDFTTCIDCGICIQVCPVEEAIVPEERPDLQKTPK from the coding sequence ATGGCGCACACAATTGTTACTGAAATCTGTGAAGGTGTTGCCGATTGCGTTGATGCCTGTCCCGTTGCTTGCATTCACCCAGGTCCAGCCAAAAATGCTAAGGGGAATGATTGGTACTGGATTGACTTTACCACCTGTATAGATTGCGGCATTTGTATTCAAGTCTGTCCAGTAGAAGAGGCGATCGTTCCAGAAGAACGACCCGATTTACAGAAAACGCCAAAGTAA
- a CDS encoding ABC transporter ATP-binding protein, with product MNDSVPLLEVEDVWAGYVKDLDILQGVNFRVLPGELVAVIGPNGAGKSTLAKTIFGLLNPHQGRITFKGENIAGLKSNQIVQRGMGYVPQLANVFPSLSVEENLEMGAYIRTISLAPLKDKIFATFPALAKRRRQRAGTLSGGERQMLAMGKALMLEPNLLLLDEPSAALSPVLVNSVFEQIQQINQVGTAIVLVEQNARKALEMAHRGYVLDTGRDRFSGPGLELLNDPKVGELYLGAGKAH from the coding sequence ATGAACGATTCTGTGCCCTTATTAGAAGTTGAGGATGTCTGGGCTGGGTATGTTAAAGATTTGGATATCCTTCAAGGTGTGAATTTCCGTGTTTTACCGGGTGAATTAGTTGCAGTGATTGGTCCCAATGGTGCGGGAAAATCTACCTTGGCAAAAACCATCTTTGGGCTATTGAACCCCCATCAGGGCAGAATCACCTTCAAAGGCGAGAATATTGCAGGCTTAAAGTCAAATCAAATCGTCCAACGAGGAATGGGTTACGTGCCGCAGCTAGCCAACGTGTTTCCCTCCCTCAGTGTGGAAGAGAATTTAGAAATGGGGGCGTATATTCGTACCATTTCTTTAGCTCCGTTGAAGGATAAAATCTTTGCTACCTTTCCTGCCCTAGCTAAGCGTCGCCGTCAACGTGCTGGCACTCTCTCTGGGGGAGAACGCCAGATGCTAGCAATGGGAAAAGCTTTGATGCTCGAACCTAATTTGTTACTGTTGGATGAACCAAGTGCCGCACTGTCACCCGTGCTGGTAAATAGTGTGTTTGAACAAATTCAACAAATTAACCAGGTGGGCACAGCCATTGTGCTGGTAGAGCAAAATGCGCGAAAAGCCTTAGAGATGGCACATCGAGGTTACGTACTAGATACTGGGCGCGATCGCTTTTCTGGCCCTGGGTTAGAGTTACTGAATGATCCAAAGGTGGGAGAACTGTATCTAGGCGCTGGGAAAGCCCACTGA